One part of the Hydra vulgaris chromosome 01, alternate assembly HydraT2T_AEP genome encodes these proteins:
- the LOC136074537 gene encoding histone H2B, gonadal-like, whose product MSDAPKAGGKQAPKVAKKGEKRAGKKGGKIAGTGDKKRKKKRRESYAIYIYNVLKQVHPDVGVSSKAMSIMNSFVNDIFERIASEASRLALQNKKSTISSREIQTAVRLLLPGELAKHAVSEGTKAVTKYTSSK is encoded by the coding sequence ATGTCTGACGCTCCGAAAGCAGGAGGAAAGCAGGCGCCCAAGGTAGCCAAAAAGGGTGAAAAACGAGCTGGCAAAAAAGGCGGCAAGATCGCCGGCACAGGAGATAAGAAACGCAAGAAGAAGAGACGCGAGTCCTACGCCATTTACATCTACAACGTGTTAAAGCAAGTGCATCCCGATGTCGGAGTTTCGTCCAAAGCGATGAGCATCATGAATTCGTTCGTGAACGACATTTTCGAAAGGATCGCGTCTGAAGCTTCGCGACTCGCCCTTCAAAACAAAAAGTCTACAATCTCTTCGCGTGAAATTCAAACCGCCGTACGCCTCTTACTTCCCGGTGAATTGGCGAAGCACGCAGTGAGCGAAGGCACCAAAGCTGTTACCAAGTACACGAGCAGCAAGTAG
- the LOC136074536 gene encoding late histone H2A.2.2, with the protein MSGRGKGGKAKAKAKTRSFRAGLQFPVGRVHRFLRKGHYANRIGSGAPVYLAAVLEYLSAEILELAGNAARDNKKARIVPRHLQLAVRNDEELNKLLSGVTIASGGVLPNIQAVLLPKKNEKLPKPAAAK; encoded by the coding sequence ATGTCAGGACGTGGCAAAGGAGGTAAAGCTAAAGCCAAGGCAAAGACACGATCTTTCAGAGCCGGCCTTCAGTTTCCCGTTGGTCGCGTTCATCGATTTTTACGCAAAGGTCATTACGCTAACCGCATCGGATCAGGCGCTCCAGTTTACTTGGCTGCTGTTTTGGAGTACCTGTCCGCTGAGATCTTGGAGTTGGCTGGTAACGCTGCTCGAGACAACAAGAAAGCCAGAATCGTTCCTCGTCACTTACAGCTCGCTGTTCGCAACGACGAGGAGCTGAACAAACTGTTGTCGGGTGTAACCATTGCAAGCGGTGGTGTGCTGCCAAACATCCAAGCCGTTTTGCTGCCCAAGAAGAACGAAAAACTTCCAAAACCAGCAGCGGCCAAGTAA